In Arthrobacter alpinus, a single window of DNA contains:
- a CDS encoding GuaB3 family IMP dehydrogenase-related protein, with translation MTYEIEIGRGKRGRRAYSLDEISIVPARRTRDPQDVSVKWQIDAYQFEAPVIGAPMDSVMSPETAIALGKLGGLGVLDLEGLWTRYENPQSVLDEIATLEGSVIDPETTRRLQEIYSEPIKEELITARLAEIRAAGVTVAGSLTPGRTQEFYKTVIAAGVDIFVIRGTTVSAEHVSKTTEPLNLKQFIYELDVPVIVGGAAGYTSALHLMRTGAAGVLVGFGGGASTTTRRALGIRSPMASAISDVAAARRDYMDESGGRYVHVIADGGMGSSGDIVKAIAMGADAVMLGAALSRAAEAPGQGWHWGAEAHHAELPRGHRVKMDTVGTLEEVLHGPAHRADGSSNLIGALRRAMATTGYSDLKEFQRIDVIVSA, from the coding sequence GTGACTTATGAGATTGAGATTGGCCGTGGAAAGCGTGGACGCCGCGCATATTCGTTGGATGAGATTTCGATTGTGCCTGCCCGGCGTACTCGCGATCCCCAAGATGTGTCGGTGAAATGGCAGATCGACGCCTACCAGTTTGAGGCGCCCGTCATTGGCGCGCCCATGGATTCGGTTATGTCTCCGGAGACCGCCATTGCCCTCGGCAAGCTCGGCGGACTCGGCGTGCTGGATCTGGAAGGCCTGTGGACCCGCTACGAGAACCCGCAGTCCGTCCTGGATGAGATCGCCACGCTGGAGGGTTCGGTCATTGATCCCGAAACCACCCGCCGCTTGCAGGAAATCTACAGTGAACCCATCAAGGAAGAGCTGATCACGGCGCGTCTGGCCGAGATCCGTGCCGCGGGCGTTACGGTTGCCGGCTCTCTGACACCGGGACGCACCCAGGAGTTCTACAAGACGGTGATTGCCGCTGGCGTGGACATCTTCGTGATCCGTGGCACCACGGTTTCCGCCGAGCATGTCTCCAAAACCACCGAGCCGCTGAACCTCAAGCAGTTCATCTACGAACTCGATGTTCCCGTGATTGTAGGCGGCGCTGCAGGTTACACCTCCGCGCTTCACCTCATGCGCACCGGCGCCGCAGGCGTCCTGGTGGGCTTTGGCGGCGGCGCCTCCACCACCACCCGCCGCGCCTTGGGCATTCGTTCACCCATGGCCAGCGCCATCTCCGATGTTGCGGCCGCCCGCCGTGACTACATGGATGAATCCGGGGGACGTTACGTTCACGTCATCGCCGACGGCGGCATGGGCTCCAGTGGTGACATCGTCAAGGCTATTGCCATGGGTGCCGACGCCGTCATGCTCGGCGCAGCGCTGTCCCGTGCTGCCGAAGCTCCCGGTCAGGGCTGGCACTGGGGTGCCGAAGCGCACCACGCCGAACTGCCGCGCGGCCACCGCGTGAAGATGGACACCGTGGGTACCTTGGAAGAAGTTCTGCACGGCCCGGCCCACCGCGCCGATGGAAGCTCCAACCTGATCGGTGCACTGCGCCGCGCAATGGCCACCACGGGCTATTCAGATCTGAAGGAATTCCAGCGGATCGACGTGATTGTTTCCGCATAG
- a CDS encoding BtrH N-terminal domain-containing protein, whose product MLPPYDPCTEYSHWDSGLWTRVLAASGVRNPFSNAPFSEAMLAGLAGGIGFMIFTFEYKETTTASAVTRFHPGPYTENLLRRSGAAVNIQQTGSAKLAQSRLDAALESGVPAVVRVVRGKLPWVAEDPLADMDSVDMAVVAREGEDYLMDDGGGQLRLLGAQELAQARGSRKADKHWQAHVVKGEGDSLTGEVLRQAVAETAQQLLTQQSPPGIPPGYAKNFGIMGMQTWAHRLLDSTSKLGWPRIFADPERSQAGLSMLHGLLAGKRFSGPGALRPLYSQFLREVALLGSLCPASTFRCWTRRPRNTRPWACTGTR is encoded by the coding sequence ATGCTTCCCCCTTATGACCCCTGCACCGAATATTCGCACTGGGACTCAGGGCTCTGGACCCGTGTCCTGGCCGCGTCCGGTGTCCGCAATCCCTTCAGCAATGCCCCTTTCAGTGAGGCGATGCTGGCGGGCCTGGCCGGCGGTATCGGTTTCATGATCTTCACGTTTGAATACAAGGAGACCACCACGGCCTCGGCTGTCACCCGTTTCCACCCTGGCCCATACACCGAGAATTTGCTGCGTCGCAGTGGTGCCGCGGTCAACATCCAGCAGACCGGCAGCGCCAAGCTAGCCCAGTCGCGACTGGATGCCGCGCTGGAATCCGGGGTACCCGCCGTCGTGCGTGTTGTGCGCGGCAAGCTGCCGTGGGTGGCCGAGGATCCGCTGGCGGACATGGACTCCGTGGACATGGCGGTGGTGGCCAGGGAAGGCGAGGACTACCTGATGGACGACGGCGGCGGACAGCTTCGGCTGCTCGGGGCGCAAGAGCTGGCACAAGCGCGCGGATCGCGCAAAGCCGACAAGCATTGGCAGGCGCACGTGGTCAAGGGCGAGGGCGATTCCCTAACAGGGGAGGTGCTGCGGCAGGCCGTGGCCGAGACAGCGCAACAACTGCTGACCCAGCAATCGCCTCCCGGAATTCCGCCGGGTTATGCAAAGAATTTTGGCATCATGGGCATGCAGACCTGGGCCCACCGCCTCTTGGATTCGACGTCCAAACTCGGGTGGCCGCGGATCTTCGCCGATCCCGAACGCTCCCAGGCTGGCTTGAGCATGTTGCACGGGTTGTTGGCCGGGAAACGGTTCAGCGGACCCGGCGCCTTGCGCCCGTTGTACTCACAATTTCTGCGTGAGGTGGCGCTGCTCGGGAGTCTGTGCCCGGCGTCGACCTTTCGGTGCTGGACGAGGCGGCCACGCAATACCAGGCCCTGGGCATGCACTGGGACGCGGTGA
- the guaA gene encoding glutamine-hydrolyzing GMP synthase — protein sequence MTNPATAQTSQKPVLVVDYGAQYAQLIARRVREANVYSEIVPHTYTTAQLLAKNPAAIILSGGPSSVYAEGAPNVGADLFEAGIPVLGICYGFQAMAAALGGTVAETGLREYGSTQVQILGESRSILSDTGADQTTWMSHGDSVQEAPEGFDVLASSAGAPVAAFANEEKCLFGVQWHPEVKHSEFGQKVLENFLFNGAKLEKNWTATSILDEQVDRIREQIGSAKVICGLSGGVDSAVAAALVQRAVGDQLTCVFVNHGLLRQGEAEQVETDFVASTGAKLYVANEQDRFLNALAGVSDPETKRKIIGREFIRAFEEAERAIMAEAASEGEEIKFLVQGTLYPDVVESGGGEGAANIKSHHNVGGLPEDLRFELVEPLRALFKDEVRAVGAELGLPAEIVGRQPFPGPGLGIRIVGEITGERLELLRKADAIARAELTAAGLDNEVWQMPVVLLADVRSVGVMGDGRTYGHPIVLRPVSSEDAMTADWSRLPYDLLARISNRITNEVEGVNRVVLDVTSKPPGTIEWE from the coding sequence GTGACTAATCCCGCTACGGCCCAGACTTCCCAGAAGCCCGTCCTGGTTGTGGACTACGGTGCCCAGTACGCCCAGTTGATTGCGCGCCGTGTGCGTGAGGCCAATGTGTACTCGGAAATCGTGCCGCATACCTATACAACTGCGCAGTTGCTGGCTAAAAACCCAGCTGCCATCATCCTCTCCGGTGGACCTTCCAGTGTCTACGCTGAGGGCGCACCCAACGTTGGTGCAGACCTTTTTGAAGCCGGCATTCCGGTCCTGGGCATTTGCTATGGCTTCCAGGCCATGGCCGCGGCCCTCGGCGGAACCGTAGCTGAAACCGGACTGCGCGAATACGGCTCCACCCAAGTGCAGATCCTTGGCGAAAGCCGCTCCATCCTCAGCGACACCGGTGCTGACCAGACCACATGGATGAGCCATGGCGACAGCGTGCAGGAGGCACCCGAGGGCTTCGACGTCCTCGCATCCTCCGCCGGTGCCCCCGTTGCCGCCTTTGCGAACGAGGAAAAATGCCTGTTCGGTGTGCAGTGGCACCCCGAGGTCAAGCACTCCGAATTCGGCCAGAAGGTCCTGGAGAACTTCCTGTTCAACGGTGCCAAGCTGGAAAAGAACTGGACTGCCACGTCCATCCTCGACGAGCAGGTTGATCGCATCCGCGAGCAGATCGGCAGCGCCAAGGTCATCTGTGGCCTGTCCGGTGGCGTTGACTCCGCCGTTGCCGCAGCCCTCGTGCAGCGCGCAGTGGGCGACCAGCTCACGTGCGTGTTCGTCAACCACGGACTGCTCCGTCAGGGCGAGGCCGAGCAGGTCGAAACCGACTTCGTTGCCTCCACCGGCGCCAAGCTCTACGTTGCCAACGAGCAGGACCGCTTCTTAAACGCCCTTGCCGGCGTCTCCGACCCGGAGACCAAGCGCAAGATCATTGGCCGCGAATTCATCCGCGCCTTCGAGGAAGCAGAACGCGCCATCATGGCCGAGGCTGCCTCCGAAGGTGAAGAGATCAAGTTCCTGGTCCAAGGCACGTTGTACCCCGATGTTGTGGAATCCGGCGGTGGTGAAGGCGCAGCCAACATCAAGAGCCACCACAACGTTGGTGGCCTGCCCGAGGACCTGCGCTTCGAGCTCGTTGAGCCGCTGCGTGCCTTGTTCAAGGACGAGGTCCGTGCAGTGGGCGCCGAACTGGGCCTGCCGGCCGAGATCGTTGGCCGCCAGCCGTTCCCCGGCCCTGGCCTGGGAATCCGCATCGTCGGTGAAATCACCGGCGAACGCCTGGAACTGCTCCGCAAGGCAGACGCCATTGCCCGCGCCGAGCTCACCGCAGCCGGCCTGGATAACGAAGTTTGGCAGATGCCTGTCGTGCTGCTGGCGGACGTCCGCAGCGTCGGCGTGATGGGCGACGGCCGCACCTACGGCCACCCGATCGTGCTGCGTCCGGTTTCCTCCGAGGACGCCATGACCGCCGACTGGTCACGCCTGCCGTACGATCTTCTCGCCAGGATCTCCAACCGAATCACCAATGAGGTGGAAGGTGTAAACCGCGTTGTTCTGGACGTCACGTCCAAGCCACCGGGAACCATTGAGTGGGAGTAA
- a CDS encoding DUF3817 domain-containing protein — translation MTEPKNSESTPVHATAQPAKAAPKRRFGGTPAQILTALKFYKVLAYATGIMLLLLVIELVLRYAFQSVLVAGGTDTLGASHGFGLVNIDGGVMPITGGVNLSTTVLIIHGWMYVVYLIADFRLWTLMRWPFGKLVLIALGGVIPFLSFFVEAKVHKEVLAEVAANPKAGKRY, via the coding sequence GTGACCGAGCCCAAGAACAGCGAATCAACCCCCGTGCACGCCACCGCACAGCCAGCCAAGGCTGCCCCCAAGCGCCGCTTCGGTGGCACTCCGGCACAGATCCTCACAGCCCTTAAGTTCTACAAGGTGCTCGCTTACGCAACGGGCATCATGTTGTTGCTGCTCGTCATTGAGTTGGTGCTCCGCTACGCCTTCCAGAGCGTTCTGGTGGCTGGCGGCACGGACACCCTCGGTGCCAGTCACGGCTTCGGCCTGGTCAACATTGACGGCGGCGTCATGCCCATCACCGGCGGCGTGAACCTCTCCACCACGGTTCTGATCATCCACGGTTGGATGTACGTGGTGTACCTGATCGCCGATTTCCGCCTCTGGACCTTGATGCGTTGGCCCTTTGGCAAGCTGGTGCTGATTGCACTCGGCGGTGTGATTCCTTTCCTGTCCTTCTTCGTTGAGGCCAAGGTGCACAAGGAAGTCCTCGCCGAGGTCGCCGCCAACCCCAAGGCCGGAAAACGGTACTAA
- a CDS encoding SURF1 family protein translates to MLKTAVKPKWIAALVFALAVSAVLVLLSQWQFSRSLEKDVAPPSVTEKVQPLLDTLQPGHLMTGDIEGQMVTATGHFDPTKQVLVPSRLQDGNEGYWAVTGFVVDGAVPPVGSAATQEVVIPVARGWVASPGDVPAVPVGGVELEGRLLNSEGPVLKKDLPEGQVAALSSAELTNRWNVSMYASFIVSFSEIIDGQDVGADATSNALVPITVTATDQNNKINWLNIFYSIEWAVFAGFAVFLWWRLVADDYRRDQDALYDLEHDDDETP, encoded by the coding sequence GTGTTAAAAACTGCTGTCAAGCCCAAATGGATCGCCGCGCTGGTCTTTGCCCTTGCCGTATCAGCCGTTCTGGTCCTCTTGAGCCAATGGCAGTTCTCCCGCTCGCTTGAAAAGGACGTTGCCCCGCCCTCCGTAACGGAGAAGGTCCAGCCACTGCTGGACACCCTGCAACCTGGTCACCTTATGACAGGCGATATTGAAGGCCAGATGGTGACCGCCACAGGCCATTTTGATCCCACCAAACAGGTCTTGGTGCCTTCCCGACTCCAAGATGGCAATGAAGGCTATTGGGCGGTAACAGGGTTTGTGGTCGATGGCGCAGTTCCACCCGTTGGATCCGCGGCCACCCAAGAAGTGGTGATCCCGGTTGCACGTGGATGGGTTGCCTCCCCGGGTGATGTTCCCGCGGTGCCTGTTGGCGGCGTCGAACTTGAGGGCCGGCTCCTGAACTCGGAAGGGCCAGTTCTGAAGAAGGATCTTCCTGAGGGCCAGGTTGCGGCCTTGTCCTCGGCCGAGCTGACCAACCGGTGGAACGTGAGCATGTATGCGTCCTTTATCGTGTCCTTCAGCGAAATCATTGACGGCCAGGACGTGGGGGCCGATGCCACGAGCAACGCGTTGGTGCCCATTACCGTGACGGCAACAGACCAAAATAACAAGATTAACTGGCTGAACATTTTCTACTCAATCGAGTGGGCCGTGTTCGCCGGATTCGCCGTCTTCCTGTGGTGGCGCTTGGTAGCGGACGATTACCGCCGTGACCAGGACGCGCTCTACGACCTCGAACATGACGACGACGAAACGCCCTGA
- a CDS encoding AAA family ATPase, with translation MSVWSRPFRSSAEKKAPVSEVAGPMESSVELQTWLAGLDSYSGPDTALAFVKTGHGSISLTHANPSGLAQLLAGRKTRLSTLIREPEHYSAAKRAAAALRAKIFELSTDRGIDVGYLGAGMARWTSAGEPSAGEHPDGEVCAPVLLAAVALTVRPGQDDYELQLMEQAQVNPSLVKHLAQKWHVHLDAAALGRLAYSTARFDPAPVLDRVRTLLASIPGATVEHDLVVSTFAFLADNLEDPALQAGSELLELLSNHSDDDVLPVELAPDFSRFAALDDRHPEDEILVRDADRHQQYVLDMIGNGESVLVSTPPGTGQTQTAVNAIAQLVHDGKSVLVVGERRGTLNELAQIFTDHGLDSLLLQLSAQTGPQQIKSQLIRAITRNEKATEPALSSLHETLVDHRHQLVDHVASLHNVRDRWGCSPYQAMQSLAELTSIHPAPSTTVRLKRSVLDSIRDRKELTGRLRRAAALGAFSQVAVSSAWHGARMVTRKETETAYALAEQLNEQVPEFAEKMREVAEFGQIRQGNSFSQWGRQLNMLVAIRESLDKFNADIFDWSTDEMIAATATASWRRERGIEMPALQRARFRRNAKDLVRPGVHIADLHESLVLVNQQSALWAEAATSKRHPTVPAGLAELSRTYMSLREKLQTLGKVLERTVDGGDLLNFNAGELAGRLEALVASKASLETLPERTLLLEGMREQGLGELLDDLAGREVPAEETGSELELAWWQSALEAMISGDEYLAMSDGANLRRLEAEFRLADQTHVASGPGRIRWRLAQKWSAVLTGRNRQGEMLRNVLKDGRVSLSALSAQAPDLLRNLAPVFVLSPLVVPSVIPADYRFDAVVILDAESTSLQSALPALARAEQVVAFGDEQTACPKSFSVSVNKPGDKSVDQHPLESVFGALSRVFPRHRLSVSYRAVDEELVRQLSNGFYDSQLERLPDGRAVTGLDRAITVDYLPDGKGLPGMGDSGVESVVAEVNRIVDLVFEHARVRPRESLAVITASDRHAVRVAQAIRLQMANHPLLTEFFGSGPESFRVVTVDRAAGLVRDRVIFSLGYGRTPHGRALHGFGPLSEPDGRAKFALAMTRARTHIHLVTCFRPEDLDETRLSYGAVDFFELLDRELAGNSLVGTPATRALDSERETGEDPLVADLADRLRARGARVWHHYDGALDMAAAPDPIQLLGREEHEIPVPVAVESDGTARYQNMSVRERSRLRPEMLERLGWRYVPLWTIEVFTDPSSCADQIGRYLGLGTGTGDALLSSLMGSSEDPSMTAVIDSPRSRRRTPSAAEGTADLAEPVEASESVPTLAAVVAPNQVAEEKQEVEEGETLVSENDQTNDAEAAEPAPGAVPAAKEPELLPKVAPHDAAHTWGDSTSENGHDEWLRENKPPHWG, from the coding sequence ATGTCAGTATGGTCAAGACCGTTTCGCTCAAGTGCAGAGAAGAAGGCACCCGTGTCCGAAGTTGCAGGCCCCATGGAGAGTTCAGTGGAACTCCAAACCTGGCTTGCTGGATTGGATTCCTATTCCGGCCCTGACACTGCCCTTGCGTTTGTAAAGACAGGGCACGGCAGTATCAGCCTCACGCACGCCAACCCGTCCGGCCTCGCCCAGTTGCTTGCCGGCCGAAAGACGCGCCTGTCGACGTTGATTCGCGAACCCGAGCACTACTCGGCCGCTAAGCGGGCGGCCGCTGCCTTGCGCGCCAAAATTTTTGAACTGAGCACCGACCGAGGGATCGATGTCGGGTACCTCGGCGCCGGCATGGCCCGATGGACTTCCGCCGGGGAACCTTCAGCAGGGGAGCATCCCGACGGCGAAGTATGCGCACCTGTGCTGCTGGCGGCCGTGGCTCTCACGGTTCGCCCGGGGCAGGATGATTATGAGCTCCAGCTGATGGAGCAGGCGCAGGTGAACCCCTCGCTGGTCAAGCACCTGGCACAGAAGTGGCACGTCCACCTTGACGCTGCCGCACTGGGGCGACTGGCCTACAGCACGGCTCGCTTTGACCCAGCCCCGGTTTTGGACCGGGTACGGACCTTGCTGGCGTCCATTCCGGGGGCCACGGTGGAACACGATCTGGTGGTCTCCACATTCGCGTTCCTTGCCGATAACTTGGAGGATCCTGCGCTGCAGGCGGGCAGCGAATTGCTTGAACTGCTAAGCAACCACAGCGACGATGACGTGTTGCCGGTTGAGCTTGCTCCCGATTTCTCCCGTTTCGCCGCCTTGGATGACCGTCATCCCGAGGATGAAATCCTGGTGCGCGACGCCGATCGGCACCAGCAATATGTGTTGGACATGATTGGCAACGGCGAGTCAGTGCTGGTTTCCACGCCTCCGGGCACGGGTCAGACACAGACCGCCGTCAACGCGATTGCCCAGCTGGTCCATGATGGCAAGAGTGTCCTGGTGGTGGGCGAACGCCGTGGGACACTCAATGAATTGGCCCAGATTTTCACGGATCACGGCCTCGATTCACTGCTCCTGCAGCTGAGTGCCCAGACAGGCCCGCAGCAGATCAAGTCCCAGCTCATCCGCGCCATCACGCGTAATGAAAAGGCGACGGAACCTGCCCTTTCCAGCCTCCATGAAACGCTGGTTGACCACCGCCACCAGCTGGTAGACCACGTCGCCAGCCTGCACAACGTGCGCGACCGTTGGGGCTGCTCACCGTACCAGGCCATGCAGTCCCTGGCCGAGCTCACCTCGATCCACCCGGCGCCATCCACCACCGTGCGCCTGAAGCGCAGCGTGCTGGACAGCATCCGCGATCGCAAGGAACTCACCGGTCGGCTGCGCCGAGCCGCAGCGCTTGGCGCGTTCAGCCAGGTAGCTGTCAGCAGCGCCTGGCACGGGGCGCGCATGGTGACCCGCAAGGAAACCGAAACCGCCTATGCCCTGGCCGAGCAGCTCAATGAGCAAGTGCCGGAATTTGCCGAGAAGATGCGCGAGGTGGCCGAGTTTGGTCAGATTCGCCAGGGTAATTCCTTCTCCCAGTGGGGTCGCCAGCTGAACATGCTGGTGGCCATCCGCGAAAGCCTGGACAAGTTCAACGCCGACATCTTCGACTGGTCAACAGACGAGATGATCGCGGCCACGGCCACTGCGAGCTGGCGCCGTGAGCGCGGCATCGAGATGCCTGCACTGCAGCGCGCCCGCTTCCGCCGCAACGCCAAGGACCTGGTTCGCCCCGGAGTGCACATCGCCGATCTGCACGAATCACTTGTGCTGGTCAATCAACAAAGCGCACTGTGGGCCGAGGCTGCCACGAGCAAGCGCCATCCCACGGTTCCTGCCGGCCTGGCCGAGCTGAGCCGGACTTACATGAGCCTGCGCGAGAAGCTGCAGACCCTGGGCAAGGTGCTTGAACGCACTGTTGACGGTGGGGATCTGCTGAATTTCAATGCCGGTGAGCTTGCCGGCCGTCTGGAAGCCCTGGTTGCTTCCAAGGCATCGTTGGAAACCCTGCCGGAGCGCACGCTCCTGCTTGAAGGTATGCGGGAGCAGGGTCTTGGGGAACTCCTGGACGACCTTGCAGGTCGCGAGGTCCCCGCCGAGGAGACTGGTTCCGAGCTTGAGTTGGCTTGGTGGCAGTCGGCCCTTGAAGCCATGATCAGCGGCGATGAGTACCTGGCAATGTCCGACGGCGCGAACCTGCGCCGTTTGGAGGCCGAGTTCCGTTTGGCTGACCAAACGCACGTCGCGTCCGGGCCCGGCCGCATTCGCTGGCGCTTGGCGCAGAAGTGGTCGGCGGTCTTGACAGGCCGCAACCGCCAGGGCGAGATGCTCCGCAACGTCTTGAAGGACGGGCGAGTTTCCTTGTCCGCCCTGAGCGCGCAAGCCCCGGATCTGCTGCGGAACTTGGCGCCGGTTTTTGTGCTGAGCCCCTTGGTGGTGCCTTCGGTCATTCCTGCTGACTACCGCTTCGATGCGGTGGTGATCTTGGATGCAGAGTCCACTTCGCTGCAATCGGCACTGCCTGCCTTGGCCCGCGCCGAGCAGGTTGTGGCGTTCGGTGACGAACAAACCGCCTGCCCCAAGAGCTTCTCGGTGTCGGTCAACAAACCCGGTGACAAGAGCGTTGACCAGCATCCTCTGGAAAGCGTCTTCGGCGCACTGTCTCGCGTCTTCCCGCGGCACCGCTTGAGTGTTTCCTACCGAGCCGTTGACGAAGAACTGGTTCGGCAACTCAGTAACGGCTTCTACGATTCCCAGTTGGAGCGGTTGCCCGATGGGCGTGCTGTTACCGGTCTGGACCGGGCCATCACTGTTGACTACTTGCCCGATGGCAAGGGCCTGCCCGGCATGGGTGACAGCGGCGTGGAATCGGTGGTTGCCGAGGTCAACCGGATCGTTGACCTCGTGTTCGAACACGCCCGTGTCCGGCCTCGTGAATCGTTGGCCGTCATCACGGCCAGCGATCGCCACGCCGTTCGGGTTGCGCAGGCCATCCGCCTGCAAATGGCCAACCACCCGCTGCTGACCGAGTTCTTTGGTTCCGGTCCGGAGTCCTTCCGTGTTGTCACGGTGGACAGGGCCGCCGGTTTGGTCCGCGACCGTGTCATCTTCTCGCTGGGTTATGGTCGCACGCCGCACGGGCGTGCCCTGCACGGCTTTGGCCCGTTGTCCGAGCCCGATGGTCGCGCCAAGTTCGCCCTAGCCATGACCCGCGCCAGGACGCACATTCACTTGGTGACCTGCTTCCGTCCCGAGGATCTGGACGAGACCCGGCTGAGCTATGGTGCGGTTGACTTCTTTGAGCTTCTTGATCGCGAATTGGCCGGCAACTCGCTAGTGGGGACACCGGCAACACGAGCCCTCGACAGTGAACGCGAAACAGGGGAGGACCCCCTTGTGGCAGATCTTGCCGATAGGCTCCGCGCCCGCGGCGCCCGGGTATGGCATCATTACGACGGCGCTCTGGACATGGCCGCCGCACCTGATCCCATCCAGTTGCTGGGCCGGGAAGAGCATGAAATTCCGGTCCCAGTTGCAGTCGAGTCGGATGGAACCGCCAGATACCAGAACATGAGCGTGCGCGAACGTAGCCGTTTGCGCCCGGAAATGCTCGAACGCCTAGGCTGGCGGTACGTGCCGTTGTGGACCATTGAGGTCTTCACCGATCCGTCCAGCTGCGCCGATCAGATTGGCCGCTACTTAGGCTTGGGTACTGGAACCGGAGACGCGCTTTTGTCATCCCTCATGGGCTCATCTGAAGATCCGTCCATGACTGCCGTGATTGATTCCCCGCGTTCCCGGCGCCGTACTCCCTCCGCAGCCGAGGGCACGGCGGACCTTGCCGAGCCCGTCGAAGCAAGTGAGAGTGTTCCGACGCTCGCAGCAGTCGTGGCTCCGAACCAGGTAGCAGAAGAAAAACAAGAAGTTGAAGAAGGCGAAACACTCGTGAGTGAAAACGACCAGACAAACGATGCGGAAGCTGCAGAGCCGGCTCCCGGGGCCGTGCCTGCGGCCAAGGAACCGGAGCTACTGCCCAAGGTTGCTCCCCACGATGCTGCCCATACTTGGGGAGATTCCACCTCCGAGAATGGCCACGACGAATGGCTGCGCGAAAACAAGCCCCCGCACTGGGGATAA
- a CDS encoding WXG100 family type VII secretion target produces the protein MADGMIGADPDQLRDLAKTMESSGSKLKHVAASLNSVIANARWNGPDSEKFRGQWNNGMRKTLHSTGLMLAEHSNLLKVQADEQEKTSAVDSGGSGSAGGPGGSGGSGGSGPGGSDSPLQGLVDANGNPIYQTGNLVATIGGTFASNLLSKMVDAGLLRKMPWSLLSAEAGQLGQYVKGTQLLNGLSMVGRAAGVLSVIGGGVQFANGYINGDANQMIDGGVTTVLAVGSFIPVVGPAFAVAGIAWAGLGLLSSSLGYGSTSEMIGAGAQWVGDKAADGAKWLGEETANVAKKAWGWLSGG, from the coding sequence ATGGCAGATGGCATGATCGGCGCGGACCCGGACCAACTTCGGGATCTCGCCAAGACCATGGAGTCCTCGGGCAGCAAGCTCAAGCATGTGGCGGCCTCACTGAACAGTGTCATAGCCAATGCCCGTTGGAATGGGCCGGACAGCGAGAAGTTCCGCGGCCAATGGAACAACGGCATGCGCAAAACCTTGCACTCCACTGGGCTCATGCTGGCCGAACACTCCAATCTGCTCAAGGTCCAGGCCGACGAACAGGAAAAAACCAGTGCCGTTGACAGCGGCGGCTCGGGATCGGCAGGCGGTCCGGGTGGCTCGGGCGGATCAGGCGGTTCCGGTCCGGGCGGATCCGATTCACCGTTGCAGGGCCTCGTGGATGCCAACGGCAACCCGATCTATCAAACAGGCAACCTGGTGGCCACCATAGGTGGAACCTTTGCCAGTAACCTCCTGAGCAAAATGGTCGACGCCGGTCTCCTGCGCAAGATGCCGTGGAGCCTTTTGAGCGCCGAGGCTGGCCAGTTGGGCCAGTACGTCAAGGGCACCCAACTGCTCAACGGTCTTTCCATGGTGGGACGTGCCGCTGGAGTGCTAAGCGTCATTGGTGGCGGCGTCCAGTTCGCCAATGGCTACATCAATGGCGATGCGAACCAAATGATTGACGGTGGCGTGACTACCGTTTTGGCCGTTGGATCCTTCATTCCGGTGGTTGGCCCAGCCTTCGCCGTGGCGGGCATCGCATGGGCCGGTCTGGGATTGCTCTCCAGTTCTCTTGGCTACGGTTCAACGAGTGAGATGATCGGGGCCGGGGCCCAGTGGGTAGGCGACAAGGCCGCCGACGGTGCCAAATGGCTTGGCGAAGAGACCGCCAACGTTGCCAAGAAGGCCTGGGGCTGGCTCTCCGGTGGATAG
- a CDS encoding PTS sugar transporter subunit IIA: MTPGSLERYETELTNAGLVILEMEAVSKEDAALQLATKLFEQGRVSDLDGFLRDVNAREHQMATGLPGGIGLPHARSNFVQEISIAVGITKFDHSLDFGGVDGPATVILLVATPASSFSVHLEVLATLARSLFKENFRESLRRAHDAEVIAELINSTLVFFDH; encoded by the coding sequence ATGACACCGGGTTCACTGGAACGCTATGAAACTGAACTGACCAACGCCGGCCTGGTGATCTTGGAAATGGAAGCTGTTTCCAAGGAAGACGCGGCGCTGCAGTTGGCAACCAAACTCTTTGAGCAGGGCCGAGTTTCTGATCTTGACGGGTTCCTGAGGGACGTCAACGCCCGCGAACACCAGATGGCCACGGGCCTGCCCGGCGGCATCGGCCTCCCACATGCTCGAAGCAACTTTGTGCAGGAAATCTCCATCGCCGTGGGCATCACCAAATTTGACCACAGCCTGGACTTTGGTGGGGTGGATGGGCCAGCCACCGTCATCTTGCTCGTTGCAACGCCCGCCAGCTCCTTTTCCGTCCACCTGGAAGTCCTGGCGACCTTGGCACGCTCACTGTTCAAGGAAAATTTCCGTGAATCACTGCGCCGCGCCCACGACGCCGAGGTTATCGCCGAGCTGATCAACTCGACCCTGGTGTTCTTCGACCACTAG